From Xylanibacter oryzae DSM 17970, a single genomic window includes:
- a CDS encoding RHS repeat-associated core domain-containing protein, which produces MNNPRRIQFTNGNVTEYVYSAEGEKLRTIHRTAVNNITVPIGNTLPLTVANTLSVDSTDYIGPFIFENNKPDKVLFSGGFCSFTDSNQPVFHYYTQDHLGNNRAVVNENGTLEQVTHYYPFGGVYGDAGFNASAQPYKYNGKELDRMHGLDWYDYGARDYDAALAQWTKMDPLCETYKGINPYAYCMNNPIKFVDIKGFAPGDFFISMDAAANDFGLTFNDNSIRKNVEYGSTIFIIHNRKGQIGYTYTIPNIGDYSHSTSSIAPWGVRAVANIHTHGESSYWNDDDHKYYDNEFSGARDEYGTPLSDQQKRLEHSFWDIGQANKNKHPSYLATPNGSLQKYNPETGKTVVVNNNMPSDVKDPTRKNKVSSSETKKYDLKDEIEWQRRIDQEAANERIIKF; this is translated from the coding sequence ATGAATAATCCAAGAAGAATACAATTTACAAACGGAAATGTTACGGAATATGTATATTCTGCTGAGGGTGAAAAGCTGCGTACAATACACCGTACGGCCGTGAACAACATTACAGTGCCTATTGGCAATACATTACCGCTAACGGTTGCCAATACTCTTTCCGTAGATAGCACGGATTACATAGGTCCTTTCATTTTTGAGAATAACAAGCCGGACAAAGTATTATTTAGTGGCGGGTTCTGTTCATTCACGGATAGCAACCAGCCCGTGTTCCATTATTATACTCAAGACCATCTGGGAAACAACCGTGCAGTAGTGAATGAGAATGGTACGCTGGAACAGGTTACGCACTACTATCCTTTTGGCGGTGTATATGGTGATGCCGGGTTTAATGCTTCTGCACAGCCATATAAGTACAATGGAAAAGAGCTGGACAGAATGCATGGACTGGATTGGTATGACTATGGGGCTAGAGATTATGACGCTGCATTGGCCCAATGGACTAAAATGGATCCACTATGTGAAACGTATAAAGGAATCAATCCGTATGCATATTGTATGAATAATCCGATAAAGTTTGTAGATATAAAAGGATTTGCTCCTGGTGATTTCTTCATTTCTATGGATGCTGCAGCTAACGATTTTGGACTAACTTTCAATGATAATTCTATTAGAAAAAATGTTGAATATGGCTCAACTATTTTTATAATACATAACAGAAAAGGTCAGATTGGCTATACATATACAATACCAAATATAGGAGATTACTCCCATTCAACGTCTAGTATTGCTCCATGGGGAGTAAGGGCTGTTGCGAATATACATACCCATGGAGAAAGTTCTTATTGGAATGATGATGATCATAAATATTATGATAATGAATTTTCAGGAGCAAGAGATGAATATGGTACTCCTCTTTCTGATCAGCAAAAAAGGTTAGAGCATTCCTTTTGGGATATAGGACAGGCTAATAAGAACAAACATCCGAGTTATTTGGCAACTCCAAATGGATCTTTACAAAAATATAATCCCGAAACAGGTAAGACTGTTGTAGTTAATAATAATATGCCTAGTGACGTCAAAGATCCCACAAGAAAGAACAAAGTAAGTTCTAGCGAAACAAAAAAATATGATTTAAAAGACGAAATTGAATGGCAAAGAAGAATAGATCAAGAAGCAGCAAATGAACGAATAATTAAATTTTAA
- a CDS encoding RHS repeat domain-containing protein, whose product MGVLHNFTCKNCNKGQDSIEAKLQNGVPEFCGTGSITRTSKGDFLLKSIYYDTNGRIEDECSTLPEGAAICVHTEYSFTDKPASSIIMVRKDGKIYNENVYNTYYKANDKMENIDIKINNISQRICTISYDGLGRVIKNTRGDNAGDISYNYNLRGWTTAITGKGFKETLHYTDGPGTPCYNGNISSQQWQTDNESGIRGYKFDYDGMNRLTTATYGENADMSQNTGRYDEKITGYTANSAITSLQRSGKMTNGNYGLIDDLSITLNGNQLYSIKDNAAPVLYNGAFDFKDNTVSVSGAEYIYDGNGSLVSDANKGIANIEYDNMNNPRRIQFTNGNVTEYVYSADGEKLRTIHRTAVNNITVPIGNTLPLTIANTLSVDSTDCIGPFIFENNKPDKVLFSGGFCSFTDSNQPVFHYYTQDHLGNNRAVVNENGTLEQVTHYYPFGGVYGDAGLNASAQPYKYNGKELDRMHGLDWYDYGARDYDAALAQWTKMDPLCETYKGINPYAYCMNNPIMNIDPDGRQVRIHYVDRNGNNQIYIFYGFRGKKRIIYPKNQFIKDFIQAYLYDAKNGGGENLILAATNDKYTIDLYDGSKSEMFDDNKGPDTENFGYNGQNVVRWQSRKGTKFNHGKGKQSAATALEHEFDHAVDKERNGTEHRNRERRVRTDHMQYDNEEEYRVIIGSERKTAIDNGESPRNSHSGQYYPTISPTSTIEK is encoded by the coding sequence TTGGGAGTATTACATAACTTTACTTGCAAAAACTGCAATAAGGGGCAAGATTCAATTGAAGCAAAACTACAAAATGGAGTACCGGAATTTTGCGGAACCGGTAGCATAACAAGAACATCTAAAGGAGATTTTCTACTAAAGAGCATTTATTATGATACAAATGGGCGTATTGAGGATGAGTGCTCTACCCTGCCTGAGGGCGCTGCTATATGTGTTCATACAGAATATTCTTTCACAGACAAGCCTGCCTCATCAATCATCATGGTACGAAAAGATGGCAAAATATACAATGAAAATGTATACAACACCTATTATAAGGCGAATGATAAAATGGAAAATATTGACATAAAAATAAATAATATTTCACAAAGGATTTGCACAATAAGCTATGACGGGCTGGGACGGGTTATAAAGAATACACGCGGTGATAATGCAGGAGACATTTCCTATAACTATAATCTACGTGGCTGGACGACAGCGATCACAGGCAAAGGGTTCAAAGAGACACTGCATTATACTGATGGACCGGGCACGCCATGCTATAACGGAAACATCAGCAGCCAGCAGTGGCAAACTGACAACGAAAGTGGCATAAGAGGGTATAAATTCGATTATGACGGGATGAACCGGCTTACTACAGCCACATATGGTGAAAATGCCGACATGAGTCAAAACACAGGACGGTATGATGAAAAGATTACAGGCTATACCGCAAACAGTGCTATAACGAGTCTGCAACGTAGTGGAAAGATGACCAATGGCAACTATGGACTCATTGATGACCTTAGTATTACGCTCAATGGAAACCAGCTGTATAGCATCAAGGACAATGCTGCCCCTGTACTTTACAATGGGGCATTCGATTTTAAGGACAATACTGTAAGCGTGTCCGGTGCTGAATATATCTACGACGGAAACGGTTCGCTGGTATCTGATGCAAACAAGGGAATTGCCAATATAGAATACGACAATATGAATAATCCAAGAAGAATACAATTTACAAACGGTAATGTTACAGAGTATGTATATTCTGCTGACGGTGAAAAGCTGCGTACTATACACCGTACGGCCGTGAACAACATTACAGTGCCTATTGGCAATACATTACCGCTAACGATTGCCAATACTCTTTCAGTGGATAGCACGGATTGCATAGGTCCCTTCATTTTTGAGAATAACAAGCCGGACAAAGTATTATTTAGTGGCGGGTTCTGCTCATTCACTGATAGCAATCAGCCCGTGTTCCATTATTATACTCAAGACCATCTGGGAAACAACCGTGCTGTAGTGAATGAGAATGGCACGCTGGAACAGGTTACGCACTACTATCCTTTTGGCGGTGTATATGGTGATGCCGGACTTAATGCTTCTGCACAGCCTTATAAGTACAATGGAAAAGAGCTGGACAGAATGCATGGACTGGATTGGTATGACTATGGGGCTAGAGATTATGACGCTGCATTGGCCCAATGGACTAAAATGGATCCGCTATGTGAAACGTATAAAGGAATCAATCCGTATGCATATTGTATGAATAATCCGATAATGAATATAGATCCCGACGGAAGACAAGTTAGAATTCACTATGTAGATAGGAATGGAAATAACCAGATATATATATTCTATGGATTTCGTGGGAAGAAAAGGATTATATACCCCAAAAACCAATTTATTAAGGATTTCATACAGGCATATCTCTATGATGCAAAAAATGGGGGAGGAGAAAACTTGATATTAGCTGCTACAAATGATAAATACACTATCGATTTATATGATGGTTCTAAAAGCGAGATGTTTGATGACAATAAAGGTCCTGATACAGAAAATTTTGGATACAATGGCCAAAATGTTGTGCGATGGCAATCTCGTAAAGGAACGAAGTTCAATCATGGTAAAGGGAAACAGTCAGCTGCAACAGCATTGGAACACGAGTTTGATCATGCTGTGGATAAAGAAAGGAATGGAACTGAACATAGAAATCGGGAAAGAAGAGTTAGAACAGACCATATGCAATATGATAATGAAGAAGAATATAGAGTTATCATAGGAAGTGAAAGAAAAACAGCTATAGATAATGGAGAGTCTCCCAGAAATAGTCATAGCGGTCAATATTATCCAACAATTAGTCCAACTTCAACAATAGAAAAATGA
- a CDS encoding NTF2 fold immunity protein, with protein MKKITTIIIFLVGIILGIFIKSEYDIVKSKNVVVKEDFIFKGKVKVDKDMIDARKSVDDSINYESEIDPFNVYSNQNGLIPNAKAAVDIAKIIFNYCENGAFNNEKPFNVELVNNRVWYIYGSLPKGSYGGVVQMSIQKSDGKVLSIFHGK; from the coding sequence ATGAAAAAAATAACAACTATAATAATATTTTTAGTCGGAATAATACTAGGAATATTTATCAAATCAGAATATGACATAGTGAAAAGCAAAAATGTCGTAGTTAAAGAAGATTTTATCTTTAAAGGAAAAGTGAAAGTAGACAAGGATATGATAGATGCACGAAAATCGGTAGATGATAGTATCAATTATGAATCTGAAATAGACCCATTTAACGTATACAGTAATCAGAACGGACTCATTCCCAATGCTAAGGCAGCAGTAGATATTGCAAAGATAATATTTAATTATTGCGAAAATGGAGCATTTAACAATGAAAAACCTTTTAATGTAGAATTAGTAAATAACAGAGTGTGGTACATATATGGTTCTCTTCCAAAAGGCTCTTATGGTGGTGTTGTCCAAATGTCAATACAGAAGTCTGATGGTAAGGTCTTATCAATATTTCATGGCAAATAA
- a CDS encoding M91 family zinc metallopeptidase, with amino-acid sequence MNNITVPIGNTLPLTVANTLSVDSTDYIGPFIFENNKPDKVLFSGGFCSFTDSNQPVFHYYTQDHLGNNRAVVNENGTLEQVTHYYPFGGVYGDAGLNASAQPYKYNGKELDRMHGLDWYDYGARDYDAALAQWTKMDRYCEKYYNASPYVYCGDNPVNNIDENGDTIIYNMPIIEKGEIVGYDKYSYCNNNGVYGFENSEKQLYTGSNVYLNALNGALDKLRESKTGADIITSLSGNYNVYISTGYNSTDGNKNQAKILWDCESIDGGIDENGSTNRPSYIGLVHELAHAKDAKEGISEKGNWIEQTPTTNAVPNSEKYACYIENKIRIEHDIPLRTHYSTISGKGFEPTRVIDAKTRKLLFFH; translated from the coding sequence GTGAACAACATTACAGTGCCTATTGGCAATACATTACCGCTAACGGTTGCCAATACTCTTTCCGTAGATAGCACGGATTACATAGGTCCATTCATTTTTGAGAATAACAAGCCGGACAAAGTATTATTTAGTGGCGGGTTCTGTTCATTCACGGATAGCAACCAGCCCGTGTTCCATTATTATACTCAAGACCATCTGGGAAACAACCGTGCTGTAGTGAATGAGAATGGCACGCTGGAACAGGTTACGCACTACTATCCTTTTGGCGGTGTATATGGTGATGCCGGACTTAATGCTTCTGCACAGCCATATAAGTACAATGGAAAAGAGCTGGACAGAATGCATGGACTGGATTGGTATGACTATGGGGCTAGAGATTATGACGCTGCATTAGCCCAATGGACTAAAATGGATAGATATTGTGAGAAATACTATAATGCCAGTCCTTATGTGTATTGTGGTGATAATCCAGTGAATAACATTGATGAGAATGGCGATACTATAATATATAATATGCCTATAATTGAAAAGGGAGAAATCGTTGGATATGATAAATATTCTTATTGTAATAATAACGGAGTCTATGGATTTGAAAATTCAGAAAAACAGTTATATACAGGAAGTAATGTATATTTAAATGCTTTAAATGGTGCATTGGATAAATTAAGAGAAAGTAAAACAGGAGCTGATATTATCACAAGTTTAAGTGGTAATTATAATGTTTACATTTCAACAGGGTATAATAGTACCGATGGTAACAAAAATCAAGCAAAGATACTTTGGGATTGTGAAAGTATAGATGGTGGTATAGATGAAAACGGTTCAACCAATAGACCATCCTATATAGGGTTAGTTCATGAACTAGCGCATGCAAAAGACGCTAAAGAGGGAATATCTGAAAAAGGAAACTGGATAGAGCAGACACCTACAACAAATGCAGTTCCTAATTCAGAAAAATACGCATGCTATATAGAGAACAAAATACGTATAGAACATGATATACCTTTAAGGACTCATTATAGTACTATTTCAGGAAAAGGATTCGAACCTACACGAGTAATTGATGCAAAAACAAGAAAACTTTTATTTTTCCATTAA
- a CDS encoding NTF2 fold immunity protein — MKKITTIIIFLVGIILGIFIKSEYDIVKSKNVVVKEDFIFKGSVKVDHDMIDARKSVDDSVNYVSGIDPFNVYSNQDGIIPDAKSAVDIAKIILNYYYDGTFNNEKPFNVELVNNRVWYIYGSLPKGYYGGVAQISIQKSDGKVLGIFHDK, encoded by the coding sequence ATGAAAAAAATAACAACTATAATAATATTTTTAGTCGGAATAATACTAGGAATATTTATCAAATCAGAATATGACATAGTGAAAAGCAAAAATGTCGTAGTTAAAGAAGATTTTATCTTTAAAGGAAGTGTGAAAGTAGATCATGATATGATAGATGCACGAAAATCGGTAGATGATAGTGTCAATTATGTATCTGGAATAGACCCATTTAACGTATATAGCAATCAGGATGGAATCATTCCAGATGCTAAATCAGCTGTAGATATTGCAAAGATAATACTTAATTATTATTACGATGGAACATTTAATAATGAAAAGCCTTTTAATGTAGAACTAGTAAATAATAGAGTCTGGTACATATATGGTTCGCTTCCAAAAGGTTATTATGGTGGCGTTGCCCAGATATCAATACAGAAGTCTGATGGTAAGGTATTAGGAATATTTCATGACAAATAA
- a CDS encoding NTF2 fold immunity protein, which translates to MKKITTIIIFLVGIILGIFIKSEYDIVKSKNVVVKEDFIFKGNVKVDKDITEERKLVDDTYFKSDIDTMGVYGRTNGIIPNAKSAAGIAKIILNYCYGEGTINKEKPFNVELVNNRVWYIYGSLPKNSFGGAAQILIQKSDGKVLGIFHGK; encoded by the coding sequence ATGAAAAAAATAACAACTATAATAATATTTTTAGTAGGAATAATACTAGGAATATTTATCAAGTCAGAATATGACATAGTAAAAAGCAAAAATGTCGTAGTCAAAGAAGATTTTATCTTTAAAGGAAATGTGAAAGTAGACAAGGATATAACAGAAGAACGAAAATTGGTAGATGATACTTATTTTAAATCAGATATAGACACTATGGGAGTTTATGGCAGAACGAATGGTATAATACCCAATGCAAAGTCAGCAGCAGGTATTGCGAAGATAATACTTAATTATTGTTACGGAGAGGGAACAATTAACAAAGAAAAACCTTTTAATGTAGAATTAGTAAATAACAGAGTCTGGTATATATATGGTTCTCTTCCAAAAAACTCTTTTGGTGGCGCTGCTCAGATATTAATACAGAAGTCTGATGGTAAGGTATTAGGAATATTTCATGGCAAATAA